From the genome of Cellvibrio japonicus Ueda107, one region includes:
- a CDS encoding diguanylate cyclase domain-containing protein: MTDINPMLKLHQWKLLGLALLFQLCLLISLSLSEPKAWADIDWLDVASEGGFALLMLVWLLLILQSRPQGRVTQWLSLSLGLIVLAQCQDVLDEFMVFPDSPRWDHWVESGCMLLGMLLLTVGIYFWHQEQWVINRQLRKREGFFREHRNLDNTTLLSRADYFRQQLTLELERHRQQQAPLAVMLVDVDAFALFNRQQGHREGDRYLLALGELLLLNLRDTDLLCRYAGDRFAIILPFTEQFGARALGHELQAAVAHFAFKTRAGHTHINHISLGIAYAQWGEDAIVPTTAADSPAEILIKRAHQQLLLNKNRAAPRHVAA, encoded by the coding sequence ATGACGGACATTAACCCCATGCTCAAATTACACCAATGGAAACTGCTCGGATTGGCGCTCCTGTTTCAACTGTGTTTGCTCATCAGCCTGAGTTTGTCGGAGCCCAAGGCCTGGGCAGATATCGATTGGCTGGATGTCGCCAGTGAAGGCGGTTTCGCCCTGCTGATGCTGGTGTGGTTGCTCTTGATTTTACAAAGCCGCCCCCAGGGCAGGGTCACCCAATGGCTAAGCCTGAGCCTGGGATTGATTGTGCTGGCGCAATGCCAGGATGTGCTGGATGAATTTATGGTCTTTCCAGATAGCCCGCGCTGGGATCACTGGGTTGAATCCGGCTGTATGCTGCTGGGGATGTTGTTGCTAACGGTGGGTATTTATTTCTGGCACCAGGAGCAATGGGTGATTAACCGGCAACTGCGCAAACGCGAAGGTTTTTTTCGCGAACATCGCAACCTGGATAACACGACCCTGCTCAGCCGCGCTGATTATTTCCGGCAGCAACTCACCCTGGAGCTGGAGCGCCATCGCCAACAGCAAGCACCGCTGGCAGTCATGTTGGTGGATGTGGATGCGTTTGCGCTGTTTAATCGCCAACAGGGTCACCGCGAAGGTGACCGCTACCTGCTCGCCCTGGGGGAACTCTTATTGCTTAACCTGCGCGATACCGATTTGTTGTGCCGCTACGCCGGCGATCGCTTTGCCATTATCCTGCCGTTTACCGAACAGTTCGGCGCCCGGGCCCTGGGCCATGAGCTGCAAGCAGCCGTCGCCCATTTTGCGTTTAAAACCCGCGCGGGCCATACCCACATCAACCACATCAGCCTGGGTATTGCCTATGCACAGTGGGGGGAAGACGCCATAGTGCCAACCACGGCAGCGGATTCACCCGCCGAAATCCTGATCAAGCGCGCGCACCAGCAATTGTTGCTCAATAAAAACCGCGCTGCACCCCGGCATGTCGCCGCCTAG
- a CDS encoding Gfo/Idh/MocA family protein produces the protein MRKVRWGVLSTAKIGRTKVIPALQASDLNQVVAIGSRDLAGARQCAADLGIEKAYGSYEALLADPDIDAIYNPLPNHLHVDWSIKALQAGKHVLCEKPLGMDTADAQRLVEAAAGYPHLKTMEAFMYRFHPQWQTAKQLVDSGKLGQLRTIHSQFSYNNREAGNIRNKRAMGGGALLDIGCYCISLSRWLYNSEPLQVMGQITPFPGQEVDCQVSGILQFAEGNATFTAATKIEPRQYIEASGEAGSLAIAVPFNPPGDRPAEITLKHNGEADVLSIAATDQYRVMGDAFACSVLDDTPVPTPLSDAIANMRIIDAIFTSAATGRWIAL, from the coding sequence ATGAGAAAAGTCCGCTGGGGGGTGCTGAGCACCGCCAAAATCGGCCGCACCAAAGTTATCCCCGCCCTGCAAGCCTCCGACCTCAACCAGGTCGTTGCCATAGGCTCACGCGACCTGGCCGGCGCACGCCAGTGCGCGGCGGACCTGGGCATAGAAAAAGCCTACGGCAGCTATGAAGCCCTGCTCGCTGACCCGGATATCGACGCCATCTACAACCCGCTGCCCAACCACCTGCATGTGGACTGGTCAATCAAGGCCCTGCAAGCCGGCAAGCATGTACTCTGCGAAAAACCCCTGGGAATGGACACCGCCGACGCCCAGCGCCTGGTGGAGGCCGCCGCCGGCTACCCGCACCTGAAAACCATGGAAGCCTTTATGTACCGCTTCCACCCCCAGTGGCAAACGGCGAAGCAACTGGTGGACAGCGGCAAGCTTGGCCAGCTGCGCACCATCCACTCACAGTTTTCCTACAACAACCGCGAAGCGGGCAATATCCGCAACAAGCGCGCCATGGGTGGCGGTGCGCTGCTGGATATCGGTTGCTATTGCATCTCGCTGTCGCGCTGGCTGTACAACAGCGAGCCCCTGCAGGTGATGGGGCAGATAACCCCCTTCCCCGGCCAGGAGGTGGATTGCCAGGTATCCGGCATCCTGCAATTTGCCGAGGGCAATGCCACCTTTACCGCCGCCACCAAAATTGAACCCCGCCAATACATCGAGGCCAGTGGCGAAGCCGGCAGCCTGGCCATCGCCGTGCCCTTTAACCCACCCGGCGATCGCCCGGCGGAAATCACGCTCAAGCACAACGGCGAGGCCGACGTACTATCGATAGCCGCTACAGACCAGTATCGCGTGATGGGTGATGCCTTTGCGTGCAGCGTCCTCGATGACACACCGGTACCCACCCCCTTGAGTGACGCCATCGCCAATATGCGCATTATCGATGCAATTTTTACCAGCGCCGCCACCGGCCGCTGGATTGCCCTCTAA
- a CDS encoding SDR family oxidoreductase has product MQTVLITGANRGIGLALCQTYLNKGWHVIGVCRTSTPELAQSGAEVISGIDVTDAKALAQLTTALGQRQLNLVINNAGILRREALGQLDAASITGQFLVNALAPLKVTEALLDHLAPSAKVAFITSRMGSIADNSSGGYYGYRMSKAALNAGAMSLARDLQPRGIAVAILHPGYVQTAMVNFGGDISAHESAQRLSQRIDDLNLDNSGGFWHSNGERLPW; this is encoded by the coding sequence ATGCAAACTGTACTGATTACCGGCGCCAATCGCGGCATCGGCCTGGCCCTGTGCCAGACCTATTTGAACAAGGGTTGGCATGTCATCGGCGTGTGCCGCACCAGTACCCCCGAGCTGGCGCAATCGGGTGCGGAGGTGATCAGCGGTATCGATGTGACCGATGCAAAAGCCCTGGCCCAATTAACAACGGCCCTGGGCCAACGCCAGCTCAACCTGGTGATCAACAATGCCGGTATCCTGCGCCGCGAGGCCCTGGGCCAGTTGGATGCGGCCAGTATCACCGGGCAGTTCCTGGTGAATGCCCTGGCACCGCTTAAGGTGACCGAGGCCCTGCTGGATCACCTGGCCCCCAGCGCCAAGGTCGCGTTTATTACCAGCCGCATGGGCTCTATTGCCGACAACAGCTCCGGCGGCTACTACGGCTATCGCATGTCCAAGGCCGCACTCAACGCCGGCGCCATGTCACTCGCGCGCGACCTGCAGCCGCGCGGCATCGCCGTTGCCATCTTGCATCCGGGCTATGTGCAGACGGCGATGGTGAATTTTGGCGGGGATATTTCCGCGCACGAGTCCGCCCAGCGCCTGAGCCAGCGCATCGACGACCTGAACCTGGATAACAGCGGCGGCTTCTGGCACTCCAATGGCGAGCGCCTGCCCTGGTAA
- a CDS encoding AraC family transcriptional regulator: protein MARPRAPSTTAYYQCDTPLVPLQQWPSLLIELALARNLPEYRLLRGTGIFIDDVMSERLLTPIQVFQLIHNSQRQRGYEQCGYEELRFLLGNHIFPGHYGAASNALVNAAHLYEWLATLVRLQRLLFPLLQLRLELGPERVYLYWRDSTGAHEACDFLSDMLLSGIHSCVRWLSGKAFDWQLQLRRLRPAYYEQYELHWGEQVQFGSLWNRLSLARSQAFSPWPHASTKAFTSAEREAQQQLAQLPEQQSFLAALYRYLEYHLLQPEAAVPNLESTAAAFCMSSASLKRKLQKHHTHFQAIYDELRRALALEWLGNQSLPLEQLAQRLHFHDSANLRRALKKWTGLTPQALRLESEQTPTQRGSIFCSSDS from the coding sequence ATGGCCAGGCCGCGCGCGCCCTCAACGACAGCCTATTACCAGTGCGACACGCCCCTGGTGCCATTGCAGCAGTGGCCGTCACTGCTGATCGAATTGGCCCTGGCGCGCAACCTGCCCGAATACCGGTTGCTGCGCGGTACCGGCATTTTTATCGATGATGTGATGAGCGAGCGCCTGCTCACCCCCATCCAGGTGTTCCAACTCATCCACAACAGCCAGCGCCAGCGCGGTTATGAACAGTGCGGCTATGAAGAGTTACGTTTTTTATTGGGCAACCATATTTTCCCCGGCCACTATGGTGCAGCCAGTAACGCCCTGGTCAATGCAGCGCACTTGTACGAGTGGCTGGCGACGCTGGTGCGACTCCAGCGCCTGCTGTTTCCACTGTTGCAGCTGCGCCTGGAGTTGGGGCCAGAGCGGGTGTATTTGTATTGGCGCGACAGCACCGGCGCCCACGAGGCCTGCGATTTTCTCAGCGACATGTTGCTGAGCGGCATTCACAGTTGTGTGCGCTGGTTGAGTGGCAAGGCATTTGACTGGCAGTTGCAACTGCGCCGGTTGCGCCCAGCCTATTACGAACAATATGAATTGCACTGGGGCGAACAAGTGCAATTTGGCTCGCTCTGGAATCGCCTGAGCCTGGCCCGCTCACAGGCGTTTTCCCCCTGGCCCCACGCCTCAACCAAGGCATTCACCAGCGCCGAGCGCGAAGCCCAGCAGCAATTGGCACAGTTGCCGGAGCAGCAGAGTTTTCTTGCGGCACTCTACCGCTATCTGGAATATCACCTGCTACAACCGGAGGCCGCGGTGCCCAACCTGGAATCCACCGCCGCGGCCTTTTGCATGAGCAGTGCCAGCCTCAAGCGCAAACTGCAAAAACATCACACCCACTTCCAGGCCATTTACGATGAGCTGCGCCGGGCACTGGCCCTGGAATGGCTCGGCAACCAGTCACTCCCCCTGGAGCAACTGGCCCAACGCCTGCATTTCCACGATAGCGCCAACCTGCGCCGCGCCCTGAAAAAATGGACGGGCTTAACGCCCCAGGCATTGCGCCTGGAAAGCGAGCAGACACCCACGCAGCGCGGTTCGATTTTTTGCAGTAGCGACTCATAA
- a CDS encoding phytase, whose translation MLKSVLWARWHYLAWIALLPVLLGSNPGLAETRLGQPFSARQAYIIPAQDGWGKTRLETGDALVWRDAQGQILARLNQATELLDVRQRGSELWIAAMALPEQQPALYVLDRVTRELREQVRLPLPSFKPENLCLSQDANRALSMYLLDERGMAEHWLVADGAGRTKPALIRTLPIPPNSKACSVEDTTEQLFVAEEAVGIWRYSASAEAAPGRVPVSLNKPFGELQGIVDALVAIPGGLLALDAETLQLLVYRQQEKHWVLQQVIPVSGLREAELLSASWEPATQQLQIVVGDKKTAQQYPLNLPWSRVEKTAAAAHGPTIVSVMPEVQTQSVARFGDAADDPAIWINQRKPHHSRVLGTNKQQGLLVYDLQGRELQRFDTGRLNNVDVRQGLRKGNKPVDIAIATNRDDNSLSLYEIDPRSGKLHFAASIPTSLKEIYGFCLYHSPVTGALYAIPNDKSGEFQQIRISARADAARQYQWQGELVRRFFVKTQPEGCVADDQRQRLFIGEEDVGIWTLAAEPSASGELTRVMAVGEQLVADVEGLAIYQHATHPYLVVSSQGNNSYLVLDAVAPYTLRGIFRIAMDIDKGIDGVSETDGLEVLSVNVGKPFEQGILVVQDGHNVMPESPQNFKYVSWEKIRAQLMLP comes from the coding sequence ATGTTGAAATCTGTTTTATGGGCCAGGTGGCATTACCTTGCCTGGATAGCGTTACTCCCGGTGTTGTTAGGCAGCAACCCGGGTCTGGCTGAAACGCGCCTGGGGCAGCCGTTCAGTGCCCGCCAGGCCTATATCATTCCCGCGCAGGACGGGTGGGGGAAAACACGCCTGGAAACCGGTGATGCACTGGTATGGCGCGATGCACAGGGCCAAATCCTGGCGCGACTCAACCAGGCCACGGAGTTGCTCGATGTGCGCCAGCGCGGTAGCGAGCTGTGGATTGCGGCTATGGCCTTGCCCGAGCAGCAACCGGCCCTTTATGTGCTCGATCGTGTTACGCGTGAACTGCGCGAGCAGGTACGTTTACCCCTGCCATCATTTAAACCGGAAAACCTGTGTTTGAGCCAGGATGCAAACCGGGCCTTGTCGATGTATTTGCTGGACGAGCGCGGTATGGCAGAGCATTGGTTGGTGGCCGATGGGGCAGGGCGCACCAAACCCGCCTTGATTCGCACCTTACCGATTCCGCCCAACAGCAAAGCCTGCAGTGTTGAAGATACGACCGAGCAATTATTTGTCGCTGAAGAAGCGGTGGGCATCTGGCGCTATTCCGCATCGGCAGAAGCGGCGCCTGGCCGCGTGCCGGTTAGCTTGAATAAACCGTTTGGTGAATTGCAGGGTATTGTCGATGCACTGGTTGCTATTCCCGGTGGTTTGCTGGCACTGGATGCAGAAACCTTGCAACTCCTGGTCTATCGTCAACAGGAAAAACACTGGGTACTGCAACAAGTAATTCCCGTGAGCGGTTTGCGTGAAGCGGAATTGTTGAGTGCTAGTTGGGAACCGGCGACACAACAATTACAGATTGTGGTGGGCGATAAAAAAACAGCGCAACAATACCCGTTAAATTTGCCCTGGTCCAGGGTGGAAAAAACAGCGGCTGCTGCCCATGGCCCAACGATTGTCAGCGTGATGCCGGAGGTGCAGACCCAGTCGGTAGCACGCTTTGGCGATGCAGCGGATGATCCTGCGATTTGGATTAATCAACGCAAGCCTCACCACAGTCGTGTACTGGGAACCAACAAGCAGCAGGGCTTACTGGTGTATGACCTGCAGGGGCGGGAACTGCAGCGCTTTGATACCGGACGTTTGAACAATGTGGATGTTCGCCAGGGCCTGCGCAAAGGCAACAAACCGGTGGATATCGCCATAGCAACCAACCGCGATGACAACAGCCTCAGCCTGTATGAAATCGATCCGCGCTCAGGCAAGTTGCACTTTGCGGCCAGCATTCCAACCAGCCTCAAGGAGATCTATGGGTTTTGCCTGTATCACTCGCCTGTCACAGGTGCGCTTTATGCTATCCCGAATGACAAGAGCGGTGAGTTCCAGCAAATCCGTATCAGCGCCCGGGCGGATGCGGCGCGCCAGTATCAATGGCAGGGGGAATTGGTTCGCCGGTTCTTCGTAAAAACCCAGCCGGAAGGTTGTGTGGCGGATGACCAGCGCCAGCGTTTATTTATCGGTGAGGAGGATGTCGGCATCTGGACCCTGGCTGCCGAGCCCTCTGCTTCGGGAGAATTGACCCGGGTAATGGCGGTGGGCGAACAGTTGGTAGCCGATGTGGAAGGCTTGGCCATTTACCAGCATGCAACCCATCCCTACCTGGTGGTATCCAGCCAGGGCAATAACAGCTATCTGGTGCTGGATGCCGTGGCTCCCTATACCTTGCGCGGTATTTTCCGTATCGCTATGGATATCGATAAAGGCATTGATGGTGTATCGGAAACCGATGGGCTTGAGGTCTTGTCGGTTAATGTTGGCAAGCCCTTCGAACAGGGAATTTTGGTGGTACAGGACGGCCATAATGTGATGCCCGAATCACCCCAAAACTTTAAATATGTCAGTTGGGAAAAAATTCGTGCGCAATTGATGTTGCCATGA
- a CDS encoding TonB-dependent receptor, producing MKTALAVALACAGLPVLADARLQGYVSAGEPAIALQGARVRILELNREAVSQRDGRFIFLDVKPGTYTLVSSYLGADDVQERITLVDHQTHQVNFSLKGVSGVVENIIVIGQAAGINKALNKQRSADNLITVVSADAIGQFPDTNVSEALQRLPGLSVERDQGEGRYVRVRGMSPDFNAVTINGVGVPGPDADRRAVALDVIPSDLLENLVVTKSVTPDMDANSLGGSIDVQSLSAFDRDGFFYQFTAEGSYDDNTAQTSPKLALTTSKRFSVGSGNDNLGIAAGISHFKREFGSDNVETGGAWDFGDGQDLLEEMEQRDYRITRERSGVVFNLDYKPGNSTHLYWRNLYSEYTDKEIRLGTVIEFDEPLASGEQGIAEVARELKDRAETQKIFSSALGGKTDFERWSINYGLGYSKSGENEPEHVAGAVFTLDEGVIADEVFELGYQGKRNIRVNAPAEFYQAQSYRLDEVELASSDTNDESLSLHLDFTRELTLADHPAQLKLGVKRVEREKDNDASVWVSEEFIGDTSLTQFAAGPVDYRLGEFGPQIRARAIKAVLDNVEEDELESRIGDFDITEDTSAAYVMGRIDLGNLRLLSGVRYEQTDFSARGYAYDGVADEMNTQTFSNDHDYWLPALHVRYSFSDNTQVRAAWTNTVVRPGFGQLSPGRVLEEDDGEIEASFGNPDLKPLESSNLDLGIEHYPGAASVISAYVFYKSIDHFAYQTDLAGSAGYEGFAEAMTFVNGKRAELTGIELAASRQFSNLPAPWNGLLVGGNATWVDSTARIGSNDDGEWSERDIPLPSQSDVSANLMLGYESDRWSARLSANYKSEYLLEVLDPLDVDYDTYVDEQLQLDFSLRYFVSDNIKLHVEALNLTDEVYYTWVKSPRYNAQYEAYGPTYKLGITFMSF from the coding sequence ATGAAAACCGCATTAGCCGTGGCACTTGCCTGTGCAGGTTTACCGGTACTGGCCGACGCACGCCTGCAAGGCTATGTCAGCGCCGGTGAACCGGCGATTGCATTGCAAGGGGCGCGGGTGCGTATCCTAGAATTGAATCGCGAAGCGGTCAGCCAACGCGATGGTCGTTTTATTTTTCTGGATGTAAAGCCGGGTACCTATACCCTGGTATCCAGTTACCTGGGTGCTGATGATGTGCAGGAACGCATCACCCTGGTTGACCACCAAACCCACCAGGTGAATTTTTCGCTCAAGGGCGTTTCCGGTGTGGTGGAAAATATTATTGTGATCGGCCAGGCTGCCGGTATTAACAAGGCGCTGAACAAACAGCGTAGTGCCGATAACCTGATTACCGTGGTATCTGCCGATGCTATTGGCCAGTTTCCGGATACCAACGTGTCTGAAGCACTGCAGCGCCTGCCCGGATTATCGGTGGAGCGCGACCAGGGTGAGGGTCGCTATGTGCGCGTGCGCGGTATGAGTCCGGATTTTAATGCGGTCACCATTAACGGCGTGGGGGTTCCCGGGCCGGATGCTGATCGTCGCGCGGTGGCATTGGATGTGATTCCCTCCGACCTGCTCGAAAACCTGGTGGTCACCAAAAGTGTGACACCGGATATGGATGCCAACTCACTGGGTGGCAGTATTGATGTGCAGAGTTTATCGGCGTTTGATCGCGATGGTTTTTTCTATCAGTTCACCGCCGAAGGCAGCTACGACGATAACACTGCACAAACCAGCCCCAAATTGGCGCTGACCACCAGCAAACGCTTTAGTGTTGGCAGTGGCAATGACAATCTGGGGATTGCGGCAGGCATCAGCCATTTTAAACGGGAGTTTGGCTCCGATAATGTGGAGACCGGCGGCGCCTGGGATTTTGGCGATGGACAAGATTTGCTGGAAGAAATGGAGCAGCGCGATTATCGCATTACACGCGAGCGCTCCGGTGTGGTCTTTAATCTGGATTATAAACCGGGCAACAGCACCCATCTCTATTGGCGCAACCTTTACAGCGAATACACCGACAAGGAAATTCGCCTGGGTACTGTGATTGAGTTTGATGAGCCGCTCGCGTCCGGTGAGCAGGGCATCGCAGAGGTTGCACGTGAACTGAAAGATCGCGCTGAAACCCAGAAAATTTTCTCCAGCGCCCTCGGCGGTAAAACCGATTTTGAACGCTGGTCAATCAATTATGGACTGGGCTATAGCAAATCCGGTGAAAACGAACCCGAGCATGTTGCCGGTGCGGTGTTTACCCTTGATGAAGGGGTAATTGCGGATGAGGTTTTCGAGCTGGGTTATCAGGGCAAACGCAATATCCGTGTGAATGCCCCGGCGGAATTTTACCAGGCGCAATCCTATCGTTTGGATGAAGTGGAACTGGCATCCAGTGATACCAATGATGAAAGCCTGAGCCTGCACCTGGATTTTACCCGCGAGCTGACCCTGGCTGATCATCCGGCGCAACTCAAGTTGGGCGTCAAGCGCGTGGAGCGCGAAAAAGATAATGATGCCAGTGTCTGGGTGAGCGAAGAGTTTATCGGCGATACCTCCCTAACCCAGTTTGCCGCTGGCCCGGTTGATTACCGGCTGGGTGAGTTTGGCCCACAAATCCGAGCGCGTGCGATAAAAGCAGTCCTCGACAATGTGGAAGAGGATGAACTGGAAAGCCGCATTGGTGATTTCGACATTACCGAGGATACCTCCGCCGCCTATGTCATGGGGCGTATCGATCTGGGCAACCTGCGTTTGCTTTCCGGTGTGCGCTATGAACAGACCGATTTTTCCGCACGGGGTTATGCCTACGATGGTGTAGCGGATGAAATGAATACACAAACCTTCAGCAATGATCACGACTACTGGCTACCTGCGCTGCATGTGCGCTACAGCTTCAGCGATAACACCCAGGTGCGCGCCGCCTGGACCAATACGGTTGTGCGCCCCGGCTTTGGCCAATTATCGCCCGGTCGTGTGCTGGAGGAGGATGACGGCGAGATAGAGGCCTCATTTGGCAATCCGGATTTAAAACCGCTGGAATCCAGTAACCTGGATCTTGGTATAGAACATTATCCCGGTGCGGCCAGTGTGATCTCTGCCTATGTGTTTTATAAGTCCATTGACCATTTTGCCTATCAAACCGATTTGGCCGGTAGCGCCGGTTATGAGGGTTTTGCCGAGGCCATGACCTTCGTGAATGGCAAGCGTGCGGAATTAACAGGAATCGAATTGGCTGCGTCGCGGCAATTCAGCAATTTGCCTGCGCCTTGGAATGGCTTATTAGTGGGGGGGAATGCCACCTGGGTTGATTCCACAGCGCGTATCGGCAGTAACGATGATGGCGAATGGAGCGAGCGCGATATTCCGCTGCCGAGCCAATCCGATGTATCGGCTAACCTGATGCTGGGGTATGAATCGGATCGCTGGAGTGCCAGGCTGTCGGCCAATTACAAGTCTGAATATTTGCTGGAAGTCCTTGACCCGCTGGATGTCGATTACGACACCTATGTGGATGAACAACTGCAACTGGATTTCTCCCTGCGTTATTTCGTCAGCGATAACATCAAGCTGCATGTTGAAGCCTTGAACCTGACCGATGAGGTTTATTACACCTGGGTTAAATCGCCGCGCTATAACGCGCAATACGAGGCCTATGGGCCGACCTATAAACTGGGTATTACGTTCATGAGTTTTTAA